The Sulfurospirillum sp. UCH001 genome segment AGCAAAAAAACTACCAACTTCTAAATATTCATCTTTAGCAATAAATAATATAAAAAAATCTGAGTACAATGTGAATATAATATAAATTGGGCTAAATGTTATAAGTATAAAGTAAATAAGTTTTTTATAGATTAAAAATCTAATTTTCTTTTTTTTATGAAATAATCTATTAATTTTCGGATTTACAACTGCCAAAATAGTATTTTGAAACAATTGTAACACTATTGAAAAAGGAATTATTGCAAAAGCATAAAGTCCAACTTCTCTATTTCCAGAGAAGATAGATATCATTATTTTATCACTATTCATTATAATAAAAAAACTAAAAGTTGATAGTAATGATCGCATCCCAAATATAAATCCTTCATTCCATACTTCAAAATCAAAATCAAAATAACTCTTAAAATTGTATTTTTTTTTAAAATACAAACAATATACTAAAACAAATATTATAGTTATAAAAAGCATATAACTAAAAATATCAACAATATCTATCCCTATAAGTAAAAAAGCTACAAACCAGCCATAGTTTTTATTAAATAAAAAAATATTATAAGATATCCAATTACTATTTGCAACATCATATCGTAGATAATTTGCAAATATAATATTCATAAAAATTAACAAAATAGTTAAGTATATAAGCTTTTCTGGTATATTGAATAATAAAGATATAAACGATGATAATAAAAATAAGGAAATACCTATCACAATATTAATTAAAATCATTAATGTATTTATATTGTTAAAGAAAGTATTTTGTGACACAGAATACTTTTTATATTTGTTCAAGCCAATATTTAAATATTCTTGAATATTTAAACAAAATGCCATAGCTCCAAACATTATAATTGTATTTAATAGTGAATACATACCATAGTCTTCTACGTTTAAAGTTTTTAAAAGATATATATTAATAATAAATGCCATACCAAATGACAGCACTTGAAATATAAAATTAATTTTCATTTTTTATAAAACTTAAGATATCAATATATTTCGTAAAAGAATCTGCCAATTTAGCTAAATTTGTTTCATCATAATCACAATACTTATATGCTACAAAAAACTTATATATATCACCTTCAAAATTACTATCTAAATAATATTGAATAAAATTCTTTAAAATTTCTTCCTTAAACTGAAATTTATCTTGTATTATCTCCGTAAAATCGTCTATGTTTTTAATCAAAATAATATTTTTATTATGCTTTAAATAACTATTACCAAACATATACACTGGCCTTTTGTATATACTGGCTTCTAGCCCTACAGTCCCATTAAGGATAATAACACCTATTGAATTTTTAATAAGTTCCAGGGAATCATGACTGGGATCTATCAATTTAACATTAAATAATCTTTGAATTTTTTTATAGTCGCATAAATTTCGATAACCAATATCTAATTTATGATCTTTCACATATAAATACTTCCCTATAGGCAATCTTCTAGCTAACTGTTCAATCAAAGCAATTTGTGAATATTTACCAAAAGACCAATGGGACAATACTGCTTCTGGTTCAATATGTAATGCAAAATAATAATATTCCTCACTAAAATCCACTTTATTATATGTTAAATTGAATTTATATAATATTCTATTAAAAGCTGAATGTAAAACTTCATTTTGTTTTAATATATAATACTCATTTGGATCAATTAGCCTATTACAATTGAAACGTTGATAAATATTCCAACATTTCCGTATAATTCCTTTTACAATCTGATATAAATCAAAAAAAAATGAATTTGTCTTTGTTTTGATTAAAACTGCATTTTTTGCTCTCGTCTTATCAATGAAATTTTGAACCTCTTCAGAATTTTTGTAGTATTTTGTATTTAATCTCATATAATATTGCAAGAGCAATGAATCTCCATCATCATATTCAGTAAATCTAAAATTATTTTTATATATACCTGTACAAGCAATAAAACCAGAATAAATTATTTTTTTGTGTTTTGCTAGGGCTGATGCTATATGATTATATGTATGTGTAGTCGTTTCGTGAAACAAAATGTTTATATCACTAAATTCATTAAATATTTTTTCCCAAAACAAATAATGTTTTATAACAATATCATAGGCTTCATCAAGAGAAAAACTTTCAAGTGTTCTATCACTAATAATTACACTATTTAAAGTAAATCTATTGGTCATATCTTCTTGAAATAATATATTGATTTTTTCGAGTACCTCAAGTTTATTGAGCATATCTAATTTTAAATTTTGAATATATTCAACTAAAATGTAATCTGGTATTATATTATAATTCTTTTTCAAAATATTTGCATCAATTGAAGAGTAAGCTATGTGAATAATTTTATATTTTTTATTCAAAAATTTATCGAGGCCTCCAAAAAGATGACAAAGACCCATTCTAGAAAAAAAAATAACTGTTGGTTTTGGATCATTCATTATAATTCCATCTTTTTTTTATAGTTTCATAGTCACTAGGGGTCCCCATATCTATCCAATAATCTGTAATTTCAAAACTTTTGGTAACTTTTTTTTCATTTTTTAAAATATCAAACAAACTAGGTAAATCAAAAAATTCATCATTTGGTACATAACTTAAAACGGTTGGATCTAATATATATATACCTGTATTTATAAAAAATTCTTGTATTGGTTTTTCTTTCATAGATACAATATTACTTTTATTATCTATTTCTATGACTCCGTAAGGTATTTGATAGTTATCTTTTCTAATACACATTGTTGCTACAGAATTCACATTTATGTGAAAATCCAATAGTTTTTCATAATCTAATGAAGATAGGACATCTCCATTCGTAACGAAAAAAGGTTCATTAAGTTTCATATCTATCAAGCTTAATGCGCCTCCCGTACCAAGTCGTTTTTTTTCCTCAAGGTATTTGACTTCTATTCCAAATCTACTACCATCACCAAAATACTCTTTAATAACTTCTGATTTATAATTTACGCTAAGCATAAACTTAGTAAACCCATATAAGGTAAACATATCTATGATATGTTCTATCATAGGCTTGTTGCCTACCTGTAACATTGGCTTTGGTGTATCTTGTGTAAGTTTCCCCAATCTAGTTCCTAAACCTCCAGCCATTATTATCACCCAATTTGTTTTGAGATTGAACTCTATTTCATCAAGTGTAAATACTTTTATAAACTTATCATCATCATCAACAAGGGGAATATGTCTTCGATGTATTTTTTTTAAATAGCTCACAATCTGATTTTTTGAAATATTGATATGCAATTTATGAGGATTCTTGTTGATAATATGTTCTAAATCTAAGTTTTTATTTAAAATTGCTTTTCGAATATCTCCATCTGTTATAAGACCCAAAAGTTTTTCTTTTGCATCAATGACAGGGAGTACCCCATTACCATTCAAATCAAGTAATCTAATTGCATCATTAAGCGTTGTTTGTTTATTAAGAATTAATTTATTATTCATTATTGTTTCTCATTAAAAATTTTATATATTCAAAATCCTCTATAGTATCCACATCTATAGAACGAGATCTAGGCATTATATACGCATATGATTTATTGTTATAATATTGGCCTTGCTGAATCAACTTATATTTAAAGACATACACAGCTCCATTCGGATAGTAACTTTTTTTGATCTCTTGACGATTTGAAAGATTTTCTTCAAATATGTTTTCAAATTTACCTTCTACTGTAATATATTTATGCCATTTTATTGAATGATGTTCTTCTGTATAACTTACCACACTATCAGCATTCTTTTCTTTAAAAAGTTTTATTGCTTCATCTATATCTTTTACACATCTTAATGGTGATGTAGGCTGAAGCACTACAAAATCTTCAATATGATAATTAAATTCATTATTTAATTTATCCACTGTATAAATAAAGTTGTCAATAGCTTTTGAGCTATCACTAGCTAAATGCTCAGGTCTCAAAAATAAACTTTTCGCACCATAACTAATAGCTATGTTTTCTATTTCTTTACAATCCGTAGAGATAATCACTTCACTAATATATTTCGATTTTAATGCCTCTTCAATAGTATAGGCTATCATTGGTTTTCCAAGTAAATCTTTGATATTTTTACCTGGCAATCCTTTTGAACCACTTCTTGCTGGAACTATCGCTATCATGTTTAAATAATATCCTCTTTAGTTAAAATATGGTCATACCCTAAATTTTTATTAATTGTTCTCCCGATAACAAAATCTGTCATATCAGGGTCAAATGCTCCACCTGGTCTTTTATAATCGATATCTTCATAAGATATAATATCGCCTTGCTTCATTTCTCTTGTAAGCACAATACTTCTTCTAAATTCTCTCTTTTTTTCAACACTTTCAGTTGCCGTAATTCTATATGAACCTAAAGCTTCTATAATTCTTTTAGAATTTTCTACAATTTCTTTCATTTCATTTTTGGTAGCAGAAACTTTATGATCCCAACCCTCCATATTTTTATCGAGTGTAAAATGTTTTTCTATTATACAAGCGCCCAATGCAACGGAAGCTAGAGGTATAGCTGTGCCTAAAGAATGATCTGAAAATCCTATGGGATACTCTGGATAAGTTGTCATAAGGGTTTTTATATTGTTTAAATGTACATCACTATCACTAGGTGGATAGGTAGCTATACAATGTAGGATTACTATTTGATTATTCCCTGCGCTTTCTATTGTTTTAACAGCCTTATCTATTTCATACAGTTCACTAAGCCCTGTTGAAATTATCATTGGCTTTCCTTTTCTAGCCAAATAATCTAAAAATGGATAATTATTTAAATCCATTGAAGCTACTTTTATAAATGGACTTTCCAACTTATCAATTAAAAAATCTGCTTCTTTTTTACTAAAAGGCGTTGATGTACAATCTATTCCAATATCATTTGCAAATTTTTTCATTTCAAGAAGTTCTTCTTCTGAAATAGAATATGCATCGACTATCTCTTCAAGTGTATAATCAGTTCTATTCCTATAATCATCCGCAACAAAATAATTATCTTCATATTTTTTTCTTGAAAAAATACTATCTTTTGACCAACTTTGGAACTTGACACAGTCAGCTCCTGCTTCTTTTGCTTCTATAATTAATTTTTTTGCTAACTCCATATTTCCATTGTGATTTGAGCCTAATTCTGCTATGATATATGGCGTACAGAAGTTAAAAACCTCTTTTTGATTTGTTAATTGTACTTTCATTTTTTCCTCTTATTTTATTTCTTTTAATAATAGAAAACTTTCAGCATATTGGCAACCACAAGTTGCACCTCTAAATGTAGCCAATGCTCTTAAATTTTCTTCACTTCTTGGGAATGGATGTTGAGCCATCTCACTCTCAAATATTTTCATAATTTCTATTTTTTTCTCCATATAATCAGTTATATCAACAAATACATTAGGAATAAAACTATCTTCTTTTGTACTTAATGCAAACTCAGTTTCACTAAGTGTCTCCATCATATATATTTTTTTTATAAATGGATATCTAAAAGATTTAGTACAACTATACGCTGCTTCAAATATTCTTCTATGATCACTATGTACATCTCCTTTAAAGGGAAGATAAATAATATTTGGTTTAACCTCATTAATCACTTTTGATATGTTATCAATAAGGTCACTCATATAATATTTATCTACTTGCATAGTTGTAAGTTGTAAATTATAAATACTATCAAAGCTATACGCATTAAAGACATGTTCTATTTCTGATGTTCTTGTATTATAATAGCTATGGTTCTTATCGATTGAGGTGCAAATTAACCAATGTATTTCATCTAATGCTGCTTTATGTTTTAAAAGAGTTCCACCACATCCTAAAGTTTCATCATCTGGATGTACCGCTATAACTAAAACTTTATTCATAAATATTCTCCTACTTTAGGAAGTACATCAAATTCATGATCCAAAATTTCTATTGCACCATCGTAGGTTTTAACGACTATTGTGTCATCTTTTAATTGTAAAACCTTACCACTTTCGATATGATTTTGATTATATTCTACAATTTTTACTTTCCAAATACTTATATTTTTATTATTATATTCGATATGAGCACCTATATATGGTCTAGTTAATGCTCTCACTAAATTAAAAATAGCTTCACTACTCATACGAAAATCAATTTTCCCGTCAGATTGACCTCGTTTCCTCCAAATATTAGATAATTTATGATCTTGTACTACCTTTTGATACGTTTTAGTTTTTAACAATGGGATAAACTCATCTATTTGCAAAAGGGCAATATCTGTGACCTTCTGATAAAGTGTTTGGGCATCATCAGTATTTAAAATTTCAAAATCTTTTTGAGATAAGATATCCCCATCGTCAGCACCATCACTTATAAAGAAAAAAGTTGAAGCACTTTGTTTCAGACCTAGAACCAAAGACCAAATAAGAGGGTGCCTACCTCGGTTTTGTGGTAATTTTGTAGGATGATAACCTACTATACCCATAGGGGCCAAGTTTAATAATTCCTTTTTAATTAAACTAGACCAGCCAAAACAAAACACAATATCTGGATTTAACGTTTTTATCCATTCAACCGTTTCTTTAGAATTAATATCATCTGTATATTTGTATAGTAATCTATTTTCTATGCACAATGGAGTCAAATCTTCAAAATCACTATTAAATTTTGATTCTTTTTTAGTGCAAACTCCAACAATATGAGCTTTTATATCTATCAATTTTTCAAGCATCTTTTTTGAAAATTTAACTGTTCCAATAAAAACTATTTTCATTTTTTTTCCCACCAAAAATAATGAAAATCATTGTGCACACATAATCCAACAGTATTGTTGCAATATTGCCTATAATAACTGATTGTCTCATTCGTAAACAAAGCTTTTAGTCCTTGGTTAAGTAAAGTTTGAAAAAAAACCCAATCAACCGCAATTAGCATATAATCAAAACTCACTTTCTCAATATTTTTGAGCTTAATTGCGGTATTTGTCATTCCAAAAATATTTTTATCTTTTATAAATTCAAAATTAATTACTTCCAAATTTTTTAACCTGTGTGAAAAATATTTTTTTTCATAAACACCACCTTCATTAAAAAGGCTTACATCATTTACGACAATATCATATTCTTTCAAAAACTCAAGTGACTTTTCAATACGATTTTTTTCAAAATAATCGTCGCTATCGCCAAAAATTAGAATATCATATCCCTTGTCAATAACATAGTTAATACCATATTCTCTATTTTTTGCAATAGATGAAGCGCTACATATTTCTAAAATATTTAAATGAGAATACTGCTGTTTTAATTGAGTAAGCCCTAAATAACCGTCATTAACAATGATTATGTCAAACTTTTTGTATGTTTGATTATCTAACGAATTAAAAAAATCAAATAAATATTGCTCATCCATTGGGAAAATAGTTGTTAAAAAAGCTATCTTCACTTTACTATACTCCCGGCTTTTATAAACCCTTTCACGGTTGCATATTCTTTACATGTAACATTGCTTCCATAAAATGTTCCTGCTTTGACGTGTGCTCCGCCATTGAGAATGGCTCCCGTTGAGATATGACAATGATCTTCAATGATAGCATCGTGTTCTACAAGTGCTTTTGTATTGATGATGCAATTTTTTCCTATATGCGCACTAGCATTGACTAAAGCGTGATGCATCACAATGGAGCCTTCACTGATATGCCCATGTTTCGATACGTATGCCAATGGCGAAATCACTACAGGAAGCTCGTAACCCAAACATTTGAGCATTTCAAAAAGTTCGATTCTAATTTCAGGAGAGTTGATTTGCCCAACCGTAATAAACGCATAGTGATAGTGCTGGCGCAAATGATTCAAATCCTCATCGCTTCCTACAATTTTATACCCTAAAACATCGTGCCCAATCAGTTCTTTCTTATCGATAATCCCTGCAATTTCAAATCTATTTTCTTGCTCAATGACATCAATGACTGACTTGCAATGCCCACCGCCACCAATAAGAAGAATTTTCTTTTTCATACTCTCACCGAACTTGGGATATTGACGATACGCTCTTCCAAATAAACGGCGTTGGAAAGGTCGCCACATTGACATGTTTTAAACATTTCGAGTCTATTCATGGGCGTCCAAATGGGGCGTGTCATCACACCATTAGCGTTGGTGTATTCTAAAAAAAGATCTCGCTGTTCTTTATTGTCAAGCATAATAGCATTAAGCCAATAATTTGATATTGCATCTTTTGGCTCTTTTATAAACATGACATCTATTGAGCTAAAAAAGTCTTCATACATTTTTGCTAAACCTCTTTTATTCTTCAAAAAACCATTGACTTGTTCAAGTTGTGCAACGAGAAGCGCGGCATTAAGATTTGGTAGGCGGTAATTAAAGCCTACTTCATCATGGACAAACTCCCATTTGTGCGGTACTTTTGCCGTAGTGGTGATATGCTTTGCTCTTTTGGCTAACGCTTCATCATCAGTTACTATCACACCGCCACCACCACTGGTGATGATTTTATTGCCATTGAAACTAAAAGCCCCTACTTTGCCAAATCTCCCTGTATGCTTGCTTTTATAATAACTTCCAAGCGATTCAGCCGCATCTTCGATCAATGATATATGCCATATATCGCAAATGGCTTTTATTTCATCTATCTTGCACGGATGCCCAAAAGTGTGCATCGGTACACACGCTTTAATGACTTTTCCCGTTCTTTTATTGATACATCGATTTTCTTTTATTTCAGCATTTTCATCTAAAAATATGTTCAGTGCCTCGGGCGATAAACCTAAAGTCTCTTTATCGACATCCACAAAAATTGGTTTCGCACCACAATATGTAATGGCATTACAAGTAGCGATAAACGTCAAAGGCTGCGTAATGACTTCATCATCTTTTTCAACGCCCATCAAAACCAAACTTACATGTAAAGCTGCTGTTCCATTCACCGTTGCGATTGCATACTTACTTCCTACATGTAAAGCAAACTCTTTTTCAAAACGATCGACATAAGCACCCACGCTAGAGACAAAAGTCGAGTCAATACACTCATTCAAATATTTTTTTTCATTTCCAATAAAACGAGGTTCATGCAAAGGAATAAAATTTTTTGTTGCAAATGTATCTTGGATAAATGTTACTATTTTCTCATACATTACATTTTCCCATCAAGATATTTACCAGTCTCTTTATGTCCAAAATTGGGGATCATTTCATGAAAGAGATGGACAATGTCGTCTTTAGTCCACAGTTTAGCGTGCTTCATCGCTTCAATCTTTTGAGTGAAACTACTTAGCTTTGCTTCAACAAATAGTGGCTCATTTTTGATAATGCCAAGATTTTTAAATCGATTCATATCGAGCATTTCATTTTCTGTAAAGAACTCTTCAAAATCTTTCTCGCCTGTGGTGTCACTATTCGTAAATAGACAAGGCCATTTTCCTTCTTTTGGAAGGGTTTTTACAAGTGCTCTTGCCTCATCTTCATCTTGACATATAAAGGCTTCAAATCCTCGTTCTTTTAAGTATTTTACTGCTATTTCTGCAAACGTTATAAGATGAAGTTCTTCGCTGAGTTTTGGGAAAAAGATATCACGATTTTCACCAAAAATACAACTCATCAAACAAAGTTCACCTGATTCTTGAGGCGTTACAAAATAACGTTTAATATCATTAGGAGCAACAATAGGTTGTTGTTTAGCAAGGCGCTGATTAAATCCATGTAGCAAAGACCCATCACTAAAAGCAACATTGGCAAAGCGTGCTGTCGAAATAGGAATTTGAAGGCTTTTACGCATCAAAAACATCTCCATAATCCGCTTACTTGCGCCCATCATATTCACAGGGTTGGCTGCTTTATCTGTTGAAACACAAAAGTATTTCTTGACTCCGTTCTCAATGGATTGTTGCAATGTCTTATCGGTATTGAAGATGTTGACATCAATCATGCGCATGAGTGTAAAAGGATCTTTTTCACTTCTTACATGTTTAAGTGCGGAGAGGTTTAAAACATAGTCATACTTTCCATCTGCCTTAATAAAAGCATCGTACTCTATGCTTCCAATATCAAGAGCAAATGTTTGAAAATCTCCATCAATATAGCCCATTGAACTACGTATATCTCTCACTAGTTCAACCATATTGTTTTCACTAATATCAACGACATGCAATTTTTTTGGATTTCGTTTAAATATCTCTTTGACAACCGCTTGACCAATAGAGCCTGCTCCACCTATGACTAAGAAAGTTGAAGATGAAACAATATGAGACAACTCTTTTTCATGTGCTGTAATATCATCATTGAAAAGTTTTTTTTCACGTCCAATTAAAAAGAATATATTATACATGTGTGCTTCCTCCAAGATACCAAGCATACGCTATACGCACACCTTCTTCTAATACCACTTTGTGTTTCCAGCCTAAAGCATGGAGTTTTGAAGGATTAGTAAGCTTTATCATTGTTCCATCTGGTTTTGATGTATTATAAACAAGAGCACCTTCATAACCTACAATTTTTTGAATTAATTCTGCCAATTCGCGAATGCTAATATCTTTACCTGTTCCTATATTGAGATGTGTATTGCGTATCTCTTTTTTATCTTCTATGAGATCTTTAAAATCAACATTTTCCATAACAAATACACACGCATCTGCCATATCTTCAGAGTATAAAAATTCTCGTCTAGGTTTTCCACTCCCCCAGATTTCAACTTCATTATCACCTCTTAACTTTGCTTCATGGATTTTACGAATAAGTGCAGGCAACACATGAGATGTTTCAAGATCAAAATTATCATTTGGTCCATAAAGGTTGGTTGGCATCACAGAAATAAAATTGGTACTATACTGAAGATTATAGCTTTCGCACATTTTTATACCTGCAATTTTTGCTATTGCATAAGGCTCATTAGTATATTCAAGTTCATTTGTGAGTAAATAATCTTCTTTCATAGGTTGAGGAGCATTTTTAGGATAAATACACGTTGATCCTAAAAAGAGTAGCTTCTTAACCCCGTGAACATAACTTTGATGAATCACATTGTTTTGAATGGCTAAATTTTCATAGATAAAGTCTGCTCTATAGGTATTATTTGCAACAATTCCCCCTACTTTTGCAGCCGCTAAAAAAACATACTCTGGCTTTTCTTGTGCAAAAAAGTCAACGACCGCTTGTTGATTTGTTAAATCGAGTTCTGCATGGGTTCGAGTGACAATGTTTGAAAACCCTTTGGATGTAAGGTTTTTTAAAATGGCAGAGCCAACAAGCCCACGGTGTCCTGCTACATAAATTTTACTTGTTTTGGTCATTGAATTACTCAAAATAACTCATAATTTTATAGCCACCCTCTTTGAGATAGACATCTTTTGTCATCAATTTAAGGTCCGACTTCATCATGTCATTCACAAGATCTTCAAGCTTAAATTCTCTTTTCCAGCCTAACTTTTGCTCTGCTTTGGTAGGATCACCCAAAAGCAAATCGACTTCCGTTGGTCTAAAATAGCGAGGATCAACCGCAACGACTTCTTTTCCAATTTCAACTTGATACCGTGGATTATTACATGCTTTTACAATACCCACTTCATTGACACCCTCACCTCTAAACTCCAACTCAATCCCACAATAACCAAATGCCATACGAATAAAATCTCGTACCATTGTTGTTTGGCCCGTAGCAATAACCCAATCTTCCGCTTCTGGTGCTTGAAGAATCATCCACATCATCTTCACGTAATCTTTTGCATGTCCCCAATCGCGTTTTGCATCAAGGTTTCCAAGGTAGAGTTTATCTTGAAGCCCAAGAGCAATTTTTGAAGCTGCACGCGTAATTTTTCGGGTTACAAACGTCTCGCCACGCACAGGAGATTCATGGTTAAATAAAATACCATTACACGCAAATATGCCATACGCTTCACGGTAATTGACGGTGATCCAATATGCGTACATTTTAGCGACTGCGTAAGGGCTTCTGGGATAGAACGGTGTAGTCTCTTTTTGAGGGATTTCTTGTACTTTCCCATAAAGTTCTGACGTACTTGCCTGATAAATCTTTGTTTTCTTCTCTAATCCTAAAAGACGTACCGCTTCTAAAATGCGCAATGTTCCCGTACCATCAGCATTAGCTACATATTCTGGTGTTTCAAAAGAAACTGCTACATGGCTCATCGCCGCTAGATTATAAATTTCATCAGGTTGAACTTCTTGAATAATACGTGTTAAATTCATACTATCGGTCATGTCACCATGATGCAAAATAAGGTTTCTATTTTCAACATGAGGATCTTGGTAAAGATGATCTATTCTGTCCGTATTGAAGAGTGAACTTCTTCGCTTGATTCCATGAACAATGTAATCTTTTTTCAATAAAAATTCTGCCAAATAACTACCATCTTGTCCTGTAATACCTGTAATTAATGCCACTTTTTGACTCATATATTTTCCCTTTTATAATCATCTTCTATTCTTACGATATCATCTTCGCCCGTATAACTACCCACTTGGGCTTCTATCAAAATAATAGGAATTTTTCCCAAATTTTCCAATCTATGTATTTCACCAGATTTTATGTAAGTTGATTCATTTTCTCTAACAATATAGGTTTTATCTTCCACCCGAACAGTTGCTGTACCACTCACTACAATCCAATGCTCATTTCTGTGAAAATGCTTTTGCAAAGAGAGTCGCTTGCCTGGTTTAACCATAATTTTCTTAATCTTATACCCAGCCTTGTCTTCCAAAACAGTATAGGTTCCCCAA includes the following:
- a CDS encoding oligosaccharide flippase family protein: MKINFIFQVLSFGMAFIINIYLLKTLNVEDYGMYSLLNTIIMFGAMAFCLNIQEYLNIGLNKYKKYSVSQNTFFNNINTLMILINIVIGISLFLLSSFISLLFNIPEKLIYLTILLIFMNIIFANYLRYDVANSNWISYNIFLFNKNYGWFVAFLLIGIDIVDIFSYMLFITIIFVLVYCLYFKKKYNFKSYFDFDFEVWNEGFIFGMRSLLSTFSFFIIMNSDKIMISIFSGNREVGLYAFAIIPFSIVLQLFQNTILAVVNPKINRLFHKKKKIRFLIYKKLIYFILITFSPIYIIFTLYSDFFILFIAKDEYLEVGSFFAYLSACFILLAISSVLKQEFILKKEFSTLNKISLTSVLINIGFSYLSIKLFGYVGVVYSTLIVYLIINTYLYYRLKREEIE
- a CDS encoding LegC family aminotransferase, with protein sequence MYEKIVTFIQDTFATKNFIPLHEPRFIGNEKKYLNECIDSTFVSSVGAYVDRFEKEFALHVGSKYAIATVNGTAALHVSLVLMGVEKDDEVITQPLTFIATCNAITYCGAKPIFVDVDKETLGLSPEALNIFLDENAEIKENRCINKRTGKVIKACVPMHTFGHPCKIDEIKAICDIWHISLIEDAAESLGSYYKSKHTGRFGKVGAFSFNGNKIITSGGGGVIVTDDEALAKRAKHITTTAKVPHKWEFVHDEVGFNYRLPNLNAALLVAQLEQVNGFLKNKRGLAKMYEDFFSSIDVMFIKEPKDAISNYWLNAIMLDNKEQRDLFLEYTNANGVMTRPIWTPMNRLEMFKTCQCGDLSNAVYLEERIVNIPSSVRV
- a CDS encoding N-acetylneuraminate synthase family protein, which gives rise to MKVQLTNQKEVFNFCTPYIIAELGSNHNGNMELAKKLIIEAKEAGADCVKFQSWSKDSIFSRKKYEDNYFVADDYRNRTDYTLEEIVDAYSISEEELLEMKKFANDIGIDCTSTPFSKKEADFLIDKLESPFIKVASMDLNNYPFLDYLARKGKPMIISTGLSELYEIDKAVKTIESAGNNQIVILHCIATYPPSDSDVHLNNIKTLMTTYPEYPIGFSDHSLGTAIPLASVALGACIIEKHFTLDKNMEGWDHKVSATKNEMKEIVENSKRIIEALGSYRITATESVEKKREFRRSIVLTREMKQGDIISYEDIDYKRPGGAFDPDMTDFVIGRTINKNLGYDHILTKEDII
- a CDS encoding glycosyltransferase family A protein gives rise to the protein MKIAFLTTIFPMDEQYLFDFFNSLDNQTYKKFDIIIVNDGYLGLTQLKQQYSHLNILEICSASSIAKNREYGINYVIDKGYDILIFGDSDDYFEKNRIEKSLEFLKEYDIVVNDVSLFNEGGVYEKKYFSHRLKNLEVINFEFIKDKNIFGMTNTAIKLKNIEKVSFDYMLIAVDWVFFQTLLNQGLKALFTNETISYYRQYCNNTVGLCVHNDFHYFWWEKK
- a CDS encoding NeuD/PglB/VioB family sugar acetyltransferase; amino-acid sequence: MKKKILLIGGGGHCKSVIDVIEQENRFEIAGIIDKKELIGHDVLGYKIVGSDEDLNHLRQHYHYAFITVGQINSPEIRIELFEMLKCLGYELPVVISPLAYVSKHGHISEGSIVMHHALVNASAHIGKNCIINTKALVEHDAIIEDHCHISTGAILNGGAHVKAGTFYGSNVTCKEYATVKGFIKAGSIVK
- a CDS encoding PIG-L deacetylase family protein, whose product is MNKVLVIAVHPDDETLGCGGTLLKHKAALDEIHWLICTSIDKNHSYYNTRTSEIEHVFNAYSFDSIYNLQLTTMQVDKYYMSDLIDNISKVINEVKPNIIYLPFKGDVHSDHRRIFEAAYSCTKSFRYPFIKKIYMMETLSETEFALSTKEDSFIPNVFVDITDYMEKKIEIMKIFESEMAQHPFPRSEENLRALATFRGATCGCQYAESFLLLKEIK
- a CDS encoding cytidylyltransferase domain-containing protein; this encodes MIAIVPARSGSKGLPGKNIKDLLGKPMIAYTIEEALKSKYISEVIISTDCKEIENIAISYGAKSLFLRPEHLASDSSKAIDNFIYTVDKLNNEFNYHIEDFVVLQPTSPLRCVKDIDEAIKLFKEKNADSVVSYTEEHHSIKWHKYITVEGKFENIFEENLSNRQEIKKSYYPNGAVYVFKYKLIQQGQYYNNKSYAYIMPRSRSIDVDTIEDFEYIKFLMRNNNE
- a CDS encoding formyltransferase family protein, translating into MKIVFIGTVKFSKKMLEKLIDIKAHIVGVCTKKESKFNSDFEDLTPLCIENRLLYKYTDDINSKETVEWIKTLNPDIVFCFGWSSLIKKELLNLAPMGIVGYHPTKLPQNRGRHPLIWSLVLGLKQSASTFFFISDGADDGDILSQKDFEILNTDDAQTLYQKVTDIALLQIDEFIPLLKTKTYQKVVQDHKLSNIWRKRGQSDGKIDFRMSSEAIFNLVRALTRPYIGAHIEYNNKNISIWKVKIVEYNQNHIESGKVLQLKDDTIVVKTYDGAIEILDHEFDVLPKVGEYL
- a CDS encoding nucleotidyltransferase family protein gives rise to the protein MNNKLILNKQTTLNDAIRLLDLNGNGVLPVIDAKEKLLGLITDGDIRKAILNKNLDLEHIINKNPHKLHINISKNQIVSYLKKIHRRHIPLVDDDDKFIKVFTLDEIEFNLKTNWVIIMAGGLGTRLGKLTQDTPKPMLQVGNKPMIEHIIDMFTLYGFTKFMLSVNYKSEVIKEYFGDGSRFGIEVKYLEEKKRLGTGGALSLIDMKLNEPFFVTNGDVLSSLDYEKLLDFHINVNSVATMCIRKDNYQIPYGVIEIDNKSNIVSMKEKPIQEFFINTGIYILDPTVLSYVPNDEFFDLPSLFDILKNEKKVTKSFEITDYWIDMGTPSDYETIKKRWNYNE